In Colwellia sp. PAMC 20917, a single genomic region encodes these proteins:
- a CDS encoding GNAT family N-acetyltransferase yields MNADIKINFLNHIDKISAIDWQALNHSPCPFLTYEFFSALEKSDSVSVKQGWQAHHLVTSTNGDVTGVMPMYLKSHSWGEYVFDWDWAEAYQRNEINYYPKLVATIPFTPVTSNKFLSEKLQVNELFAPLIEHCQQENINSWHILYCDEIKTVLPADIYQRNTVQFHWFNRDYKTFDDFLGTFTSRKRKNTRKERLSITQQEIKIRQLKNSEISQQELDFFYLTYQLTYLKRGHQPHLSYDFFKQIVLDRTDNILLIIASHQQEDIACALFFYDDTHLYGRYWGCTKHYNNLHFELCYYRGIEFCIEHNLQVFNPGTQGEHKIQRGFEPTLTYSYHWIKHPAFKAAIKNFCHQEQQHMLTYQQQCQQALPFKTLANNEST; encoded by the coding sequence TTGAATGCTGATATAAAAATTAATTTTCTTAACCATATTGACAAAATAAGTGCTATTGATTGGCAGGCGTTAAATCATTCACCTTGCCCTTTTCTTACTTATGAGTTTTTTAGTGCGCTTGAAAAAAGCGACTCAGTTAGCGTTAAACAAGGTTGGCAAGCTCATCATTTAGTGACATCAACAAACGGTGATGTCACAGGCGTGATGCCGATGTATTTAAAAAGCCACTCTTGGGGGGAGTATGTTTTTGATTGGGATTGGGCCGAGGCTTATCAACGCAATGAGATAAATTATTACCCTAAATTAGTCGCAACTATTCCCTTTACACCTGTAACCAGTAATAAATTTCTTTCAGAAAAACTCCAAGTAAATGAGTTGTTTGCACCGCTAATTGAACATTGCCAGCAAGAAAATATTAATAGTTGGCATATATTGTACTGTGATGAAATAAAAACAGTTTTACCCGCGGATATTTATCAACGTAATACGGTACAATTTCACTGGTTTAATCGTGATTATAAAACCTTTGATGACTTTCTAGGTACATTTACTTCACGTAAAAGAAAAAATACTCGCAAAGAAAGGCTGTCTATTACTCAACAAGAGATTAAGATTCGTCAACTTAAAAATAGCGAGATTAGCCAACAAGAACTTGATTTTTTCTACCTAACTTATCAATTAACTTATTTAAAACGGGGTCATCAACCACACTTGAGCTATGATTTTTTTAAGCAAATAGTGCTTGATAGGACTGATAATATTTTATTGATCATCGCTAGTCATCAGCAAGAAGACATCGCCTGTGCACTCTTTTTTTATGATGATACTCACTTATATGGGCGATATTGGGGCTGTACTAAACATTATAATAATTTACATTTTGAGCTTTGTTATTATCGAGGTATCGAGTTTTGTATTGAACACAACTTGCAAGTTTTTAACCCGGGTACTCAAGGTGAACACAAAATTCAACGGGGCTTTGAACCAACATTAACCTACTCTTACCACTGGATAAAACACCCAGCTTTTAAGGCAGCAATTAAAAATTTTTGTCATCAAGAGCAACAGCATATGCTAACGTACCAGCAGCAATGCCAGCAGGCGTTACCGTTCAAAACGTTAGCTAACAATGAGTCAACTTAA
- a CDS encoding DUF938 domain-containing protein — MNKPFSQACENNKLPILNVLTKVFASAKHVLEIGSGTGQHAAFFGPNLPHLTWQTSDLLINHQGINAWLDESKWLNVKRPIVVDLNRTWPKLNQNAPLDGVYTANTLHIISWSLVVKFFEGLAQNLSSSASICIYGPFNYQGQFSSESNADFDVWLKERDKDSGIRDIEAVLLLATSAGLELIDDHPMPANNRLLVFSKI, encoded by the coding sequence ATGAATAAACCTTTTTCCCAAGCATGTGAAAACAATAAATTACCTATTTTGAATGTTTTAACGAAAGTGTTTGCAAGTGCTAAGCATGTCCTTGAAATTGGCTCAGGAACAGGGCAGCACGCTGCCTTTTTTGGTCCAAATTTACCGCATCTAACCTGGCAAACCAGTGATTTACTAATAAACCACCAGGGTATTAATGCCTGGCTCGATGAAAGCAAGTGGTTGAATGTAAAAAGGCCGATCGTCGTTGATTTAAATAGAACTTGGCCTAAACTTAATCAAAATGCACCCCTTGATGGCGTATATACCGCTAATACACTGCATATCATTAGCTGGTCATTAGTGGTTAAGTTTTTTGAGGGGCTTGCGCAAAACTTATCATCGTCAGCAAGTATTTGTATATACGGACCTTTTAACTATCAAGGGCAGTTCTCTAGTGAGAGTAACGCAGACTTCGATGTGTGGCTTAAAGAAAGAGACAAGGATAGTGGTATTCGCGATATTGAAGCAGTCTTGTTATTGGCAACGTCAGCAGGACTTGAGTTAATTGACGATCATCCCATGCCTGCCAATAATCGGCTATTAGTTTTTTCTAAAATATAA
- a CDS encoding peptide deformylase: MEQQKELTGSIDRLVQHKLDHLNGLTFIDKGESTTDLVS, from the coding sequence ATTGAACAACAAAAAGAACTAACCGGTTCTATTGACCGGTTAGTTCAGCATAAATTAGACCATTTAAACGGCTTAACTTTTATTGACAAAGGTGAGTCGACAACAGACTTGGTCAGTTAA
- a CDS encoding site-2 protease family protein → MQLLAVTCLNKTLRLEGSMAGWQQLFWDDQCVSQIDAVDGNDTFTHQFSLQSEQGELHIELKGTLHWQPFVLKYQLFIDNKLQQEDTLIEKDIEQRQVSKASKQPMKFSFIGMAGLGLKLLKSAKVIKVLFAAGSLAAYSWLFSIEFAIALILCLVFHEYGHIKAMKYFGLKTKGIYLIPFVGGLALSDDKINTRWQDVVISIMGPFFGLILSIACLVGYWLTDLEILAGLAVFNALLNLFNLLPVLPLDGGHILKSIAFSINTRVGLVACVLGAALGVYISYHFGLALLGFLLAIGSIEIFFEYKRRHLSDLLPLNRYAQIVSVLWYVITLGGLSGIIWFVGQTGNSALSLPLKILGS, encoded by the coding sequence GTGCAACTATTAGCAGTAACGTGTTTGAACAAAACACTACGATTAGAAGGTTCAATGGCGGGATGGCAACAACTTTTTTGGGACGACCAGTGTGTCTCACAAATTGACGCGGTTGATGGCAACGATACCTTTACACATCAATTCTCTCTACAAAGTGAGCAAGGTGAATTACATATAGAACTTAAGGGCACACTGCATTGGCAGCCTTTTGTGCTTAAATACCAGCTTTTTATTGATAATAAACTTCAACAAGAAGATACCCTCATTGAAAAAGATATAGAACAACGCCAAGTTAGCAAAGCTAGCAAGCAACCGATGAAATTTAGTTTCATTGGCATGGCTGGACTTGGCTTGAAATTGTTAAAAAGTGCCAAAGTCATCAAAGTGCTATTTGCTGCTGGTAGTTTGGCCGCATATAGTTGGTTATTTTCTATTGAATTTGCCATAGCACTTATTCTTTGTCTCGTCTTTCATGAATATGGACATATTAAGGCGATGAAATACTTTGGTTTGAAAACCAAAGGTATTTACCTTATTCCTTTTGTCGGAGGCCTAGCATTGAGCGACGATAAAATTAATACCCGCTGGCAAGATGTTGTTATTTCGATAATGGGCCCTTTCTTTGGTCTAATACTCTCTATTGCTTGCTTGGTAGGTTACTGGCTAACCGATTTAGAAATACTGGCCGGTTTAGCGGTCTTTAACGCCTTACTTAATCTATTTAATTTGTTGCCGGTATTACCCTTAGATGGTGGACACATACTCAAGAGTATTGCCTTTTCAATTAATACCCGCGTTGGTTTAGTTGCTTGTGTATTAGGTGCAGCATTAGGGGTTTATATTAGTTATCACTTTGGTTTAGCGCTATTAGGCTTTTTACTTGCTATTGGTAGTATAGAAATTTTCTTTGAATATAAGCGTCGACATTTGAGTGACCTATTACCCCTAAACCGTTATGCTCAAATTGTCTCAGTATTATGGTATGTCATTACATTAGGCGGGCTAAGTGGCATTATTTGGTTTGTTGGTCAAACAGGCAACAGTGCGTTGTCATTACCGCTAAAAATACTGGGAAGTTAA
- a CDS encoding fasciclin domain-containing protein, which translates to MLNKFITTGLLVVASLAFMPTSHAEHHGMKKDIVDVAAANGSFNTLVAAVKAGGLVDTLKGKGPFTVFAPTDEAFAKLPAGTVEMLLKPENKDKLVSILTYHVVAGKVMSTDVVKVDSASTVQGQMLMVKVDGGNVMINNAKIIMADVKASNGVIHVIDTVLMPK; encoded by the coding sequence ATGTTAAATAAATTTATTACAACAGGTTTACTCGTAGTTGCCAGCCTAGCTTTTATGCCGACTTCTCATGCAGAACACCATGGTATGAAAAAAGACATTGTTGATGTAGCTGCGGCAAATGGTTCTTTTAATACTCTTGTTGCTGCCGTTAAAGCCGGTGGACTTGTCGATACACTCAAAGGAAAAGGGCCTTTTACTGTATTTGCACCAACTGATGAAGCTTTTGCAAAGTTACCTGCAGGCACGGTTGAAATGCTATTAAAGCCAGAAAACAAAGATAAATTGGTATCGATTTTAACCTATCACGTCGTTGCTGGAAAAGTGATGTCTACAGATGTTGTTAAAGTCGACAGTGCTAGTACAGTACAAGGCCAAATGTTGATGGTGAAAGTAGACGGCGGTAATGTAATGATAAATAATGCGAAAATTATTATGGCTGACGTTAAAGCAAGTAACGGTGTCATACATGTCATTGATACAGTCTTAATGCCTAAGTAA
- the yghU gene encoding glutathione-dependent disulfide-bond oxidoreductase, translating into MSTNTYVPPKIWEWNKESGGKFASINRPIAGETHQGDLPVGKHPFQLYSLATPNGVKITILLEELLALNIAEAEYDAHLIDIMAGDQFSSGFVDINPNSKIPALVDNSGDNKLPIFESGAILLHLAEKFAAFIPKEPLLKAQCLSWLFWQVGSGPYLGGGFGHFFAYAPEKFEYPIERFTMEVKRQLDVLDRHLANNKYMCGEQYTIADIAIWPWYGALVQNKVYEAAEFLQTHSYKNLLRWTEEIGNRAAVKRGLMVNRTWGELEEQLHERHDASDFELKTQDKLVGSQ; encoded by the coding sequence ATGTCTACAAATACTTATGTACCACCAAAGATATGGGAATGGAATAAAGAGTCTGGTGGTAAATTTGCCAGTATTAATCGCCCTATCGCAGGAGAAACGCATCAAGGCGACTTACCCGTAGGTAAGCACCCTTTCCAGCTATACTCGTTGGCCACCCCTAACGGTGTCAAAATCACCATTTTATTAGAAGAGCTATTAGCGTTAAATATAGCTGAAGCCGAGTACGATGCGCACTTGATTGATATAATGGCAGGCGATCAATTTAGCTCAGGCTTTGTTGATATCAATCCCAACTCTAAAATACCGGCTTTAGTTGATAATAGTGGTGATAATAAACTGCCCATTTTTGAATCTGGCGCGATACTCCTGCATTTGGCTGAAAAGTTTGCTGCCTTCATACCCAAAGAGCCGTTACTTAAAGCACAATGCTTGTCATGGCTATTTTGGCAAGTGGGTAGTGGCCCTTATTTAGGCGGTGGATTTGGTCATTTTTTTGCTTACGCACCCGAAAAATTTGAATATCCAATTGAACGTTTTACGATGGAAGTTAAACGACAACTCGATGTACTCGACCGTCATTTAGCTAATAATAAATATATGTGTGGCGAGCAATACACTATTGCAGATATCGCTATATGGCCATGGTATGGAGCATTAGTGCAAAATAAAGTCTATGAAGCTGCAGAGTTTTTACAAACGCATTCCTATAAAAATTTATTGCGATGGACCGAAGAAATTGGCAATCGAGCAGCCGTTAAGCGTGGTTTAATGGTCAATCGTACTTGGGGAGAGTTAGAAGAACAATTACATGAACGCCATGATGCCAGTGATTTTGAACTTAAAACTCAAGACAAACTAGTCGGTTCTCAATAA
- a CDS encoding SulP family inorganic anion transporter gives MFGGVTTAIISLPLALAFGVASGAGAEAGLWGAIMVGFFAALFGGSSSLISEPTGPMTVIMTAILTSMMAKYPETGMAISFTIVMMAGAFQMLLGTLKLGKYITLMPYSVISGFMSGIGVILIILQLAPLLGHQTPSGGVTGSLSALPNILANIKFSELFLGALTLGILFYLPKHYRKYVPAQLVALVVVTVLSLIFFNSDDIRRIGEIPAGLPSLVIPHFNVDIFTTMVIDALVLGTLGCIDTLLTAVIGDSLTRKEHDPDKELRGQGIANMISGLFGALPGAGATMGTVTNIQVGARSPVSGIIRALVLAFVVLVAAGLTEPIPMAVLAGIAVYVGFNILDWSFIQRAHKVSVQGMAIMYGVMLLTIFVDLIVAVGLGVFISNIIVIERLSREQARKVKAISDADGNDVPLSVLERGLLDKANGKVLFFYLSGPMIFSVSKAISRQHISVADFEVMILDLTDVPMIDETVGLALENAVKDAKDGQCEVFLLCPNKQTHQQLEKCNVLDLIADDNIYSLRYEALEASLTYLDKKHSKDD, from the coding sequence ATGTTTGGTGGTGTAACTACCGCAATTATTTCTTTGCCTTTAGCGCTCGCTTTTGGTGTTGCGTCAGGAGCTGGCGCTGAAGCTGGGCTTTGGGGCGCGATAATGGTTGGCTTTTTTGCCGCATTGTTTGGTGGTTCATCTAGTTTGATCTCTGAGCCTACCGGTCCAATGACCGTTATTATGACCGCCATATTAACCAGCATGATGGCAAAGTATCCAGAAACAGGCATGGCGATTTCATTTACTATTGTAATGATGGCCGGTGCATTTCAGATGTTGCTTGGCACACTTAAACTCGGAAAATATATTACGTTAATGCCTTATAGTGTGATTTCTGGCTTTATGTCAGGCATAGGTGTTATTTTAATTATCTTGCAGTTAGCTCCGTTGTTAGGGCATCAGACACCATCTGGTGGCGTTACGGGAAGCTTATCAGCACTGCCTAATATACTCGCAAATATTAAGTTCAGTGAACTATTCTTAGGGGCACTTACTTTAGGTATTTTATTTTACTTACCCAAGCATTACCGCAAGTATGTTCCAGCTCAACTGGTTGCATTGGTTGTTGTTACTGTACTTTCTTTAATTTTTTTCAACAGCGATGACATCCGCAGAATTGGTGAGATACCAGCAGGTTTACCCTCTTTAGTTATTCCTCATTTCAACGTCGACATCTTTACTACTATGGTGATAGATGCTTTGGTTCTGGGCACACTTGGCTGCATTGATACCTTATTAACTGCTGTCATTGGTGATTCGCTAACACGAAAAGAACATGATCCCGACAAGGAGTTACGTGGACAAGGTATCGCTAATATGATTTCTGGCTTGTTCGGTGCTTTACCCGGCGCTGGCGCAACTATGGGTACCGTGACTAATATTCAAGTGGGTGCACGCTCACCTGTGTCAGGTATCATTCGCGCCTTGGTACTTGCATTCGTGGTGTTAGTGGCTGCAGGTCTAACTGAGCCTATCCCCATGGCTGTGTTAGCGGGGATTGCCGTGTATGTAGGTTTTAATATCCTTGACTGGAGTTTTATTCAACGTGCACATAAAGTCAGTGTTCAGGGCATGGCCATTATGTATGGTGTTATGTTATTAACTATTTTTGTTGATTTAATTGTCGCTGTAGGTCTTGGTGTCTTCATTTCTAATATCATTGTTATTGAGCGTTTAAGTCGAGAGCAAGCCAGAAAGGTTAAAGCAATTAGTGATGCTGATGGCAATGATGTGCCATTAAGTGTTCTTGAACGAGGCTTACTCGATAAAGCGAATGGTAAAGTGTTATTTTTTTACTTATCAGGGCCGATGATTTTTAGTGTATCAAAAGCTATTTCTCGTCAGCATATCAGTGTTGCAGATTTTGAGGTGATGATCCTTGATTTAACGGATGTCCCTATGATTGATGAAACGGTAGGTCTTGCGCTAGAAAACGCAGTAAAAGATGCTAAAGATGGTCAATGCGAAGTTTTTTTATTGTGTCCAAATAAGCAAACACATCAACAGCTCGAAAAGTGTAATGTATTGGATTTAATCGCCGATGATAATATCTATTCATTGCGTTATGAAGCTTTAGAAGCCTCGCTAACCTATCTAGATAAAAAGCACAGTAAGGATGACTAA
- a CDS encoding LysR family transcriptional regulator — translation MKSRLHAHVGTIRQLEILLSVHDKGSIKEASKALFLTQPTVSIQMKKLAEAMGAPLYNYTNRQILFTDIGLELVKTAVEVLDSFSRLDMAIGNIKGFKSGTLRLAVVTTSKYFIPHLLGPFLEKYPDIDIQLNIGNRQQTIDRLKQGIDDFYVFSHPPSDIETESIEFLTNPLVAIAHQDHPIAKKKNLTLKDLSKEPFIMREKGSGTRYAIEEFLKHHNTKLNVKMTIESNEAIKHLVMSKLGISILSAHTLMYGGQSGLVRLPIKELPINAHWFFVWSKSKRQTLLAAEFLAHIETNGRSLLQKEMISNDILSR, via the coding sequence ATGAAATCAAGGCTTCATGCTCATGTTGGCACAATCAGGCAGCTGGAAATATTATTGTCTGTTCATGATAAAGGTAGTATTAAAGAAGCGTCAAAAGCGCTTTTTCTAACGCAACCAACGGTATCAATACAAATGAAAAAGCTTGCAGAGGCAATGGGAGCTCCTCTATATAACTATACCAATAGACAGATATTATTTACGGATATAGGTCTAGAGTTAGTAAAAACCGCGGTAGAGGTACTTGATAGTTTTTCACGACTTGATATGGCGATAGGCAATATTAAAGGTTTTAAGTCTGGCACCTTAAGGTTGGCTGTGGTCACCACTTCTAAATATTTTATTCCCCATTTGTTGGGACCTTTTTTAGAAAAATATCCAGATATAGATATACAGTTAAATATTGGTAATCGACAACAAACCATTGATCGCCTAAAGCAAGGTATTGACGACTTCTATGTGTTTAGTCATCCGCCATCTGATATTGAAACTGAGTCGATTGAATTTTTAACCAATCCGCTGGTAGCCATAGCACATCAAGACCACCCCATTGCTAAAAAGAAAAACCTCACTTTAAAAGATTTAAGCAAGGAACCTTTCATTATGCGTGAAAAAGGTTCAGGTACAAGGTATGCCATAGAGGAATTTTTAAAGCATCATAACACTAAGCTAAATGTGAAAATGACCATTGAAAGTAATGAGGCAATTAAACATCTGGTGATGTCAAAGCTTGGCATATCAATATTATCAGCGCATACCTTAATGTATGGTGGACAAAGTGGGCTAGTGCGTTTACCAATAAAGGAACTGCCAATAAATGCTCATTGGTTTTTTGTTTGGTCTAAATCAAAACGTCAAACCCTATTAGCGGCTGAATTTCTTGCTCATATTGAAACTAATGGCCGTTCATTATTACAAAAAGAAATGATATCAAACGATATTTTATCTCGCTAA
- a CDS encoding 5-(carboxyamino)imidazole ribonucleotide synthase has product MRIAIVGCGQLSRMLALAGLPLGIKFSFINDNFQQVTDCVDGLGRVVTLAKNWQEEQNIHKLYNLLGKPDVITVEKEQVDIELLKALQAYCDVLPNIEAISACQHRYREKQLLEKLSIPTSAFAYSLPASEALKVLGLPMVVKSCSDGYDGKNQWVLKTLADIENFDRLSIQDYIIEAWIKFEREISLVSVRSKNGNIEHYALTENTHKNGILLQSIAPAVDENNTLALKAQTYMESVLNTLDYVGVLAMECFVVDGELMINELAPRVHNSGHWTQAGSITCQFENHIRAVAGLVLGSTESLGTTGMINLIGNEKPPMTSLSALSTLHWYNKSVKPQRKLGHVNFFDKDRVNLVQQMDDFECDLKLNHIR; this is encoded by the coding sequence ATGCGCATAGCCATTGTAGGTTGTGGACAACTTTCTCGTATGTTGGCACTTGCAGGACTGCCATTAGGGATAAAATTTAGCTTTATTAATGATAATTTCCAGCAAGTAACTGATTGCGTTGACGGTTTAGGCCGAGTGGTTACACTGGCTAAAAATTGGCAGGAAGAGCAAAATATTCATAAGCTCTATAACCTTCTTGGAAAGCCTGATGTTATTACCGTAGAAAAAGAACAAGTAGATATAGAATTGCTTAAAGCTCTGCAAGCATATTGTGATGTTTTGCCCAACATTGAAGCAATTTCTGCCTGTCAGCATCGTTATCGAGAAAAGCAATTATTAGAAAAGTTATCAATACCCACTTCAGCCTTTGCTTATTCGTTGCCAGCAAGTGAAGCATTGAAAGTCTTAGGGCTACCTATGGTGGTTAAATCTTGTAGTGATGGCTACGATGGTAAAAACCAATGGGTTCTAAAAACCTTGGCAGATATTGAAAACTTTGACCGTTTAAGCATCCAAGATTATATTATTGAAGCTTGGATAAAGTTCGAACGAGAAATATCTCTCGTCTCGGTTCGTTCAAAAAATGGCAATATCGAACATTATGCTTTAACAGAGAATACTCATAAAAACGGTATTTTGCTGCAATCTATTGCACCTGCTGTAGATGAAAATAATACGCTAGCGCTTAAAGCTCAAACTTATATGGAAAGTGTATTAAATACCCTCGACTACGTTGGTGTTCTGGCGATGGAGTGCTTTGTCGTTGATGGGGAGTTAATGATCAATGAATTAGCACCTCGTGTTCACAATAGTGGACATTGGACACAAGCAGGGAGTATAACCTGCCAATTTGAAAATCATATAAGAGCGGTTGCTGGCTTAGTGCTAGGTAGCACAGAGTCGCTTGGCACAACGGGTATGATTAATTTAATCGGTAATGAAAAACCGCCAATGACTTCGCTTTCAGCTTTATCAACATTGCATTGGTACAATAAATCAGTAAAACCGCAACGAAAATTGGGTCATGTTAATTTTTTCGATAAAGACCGAGTAAATCTTGTTCAACAAATGGATGACTTTGAATGCGATCTTAAGTTGAATCATATTCGTTAG
- a CDS encoding substrate-binding periplasmic protein: MMKFIKIIPLLFLYSLSVLAQSSAKPELALLEKDKTILTVAIENIGYYPFYYPENGEIKGFSVEVLNYIEAHSNYDFEFIILPWPRAVHLVAEGRIDLILTLFKTPKRDQMYHFIEPSYANEINQLFTLKDNYFEFDGKLKQLTPYSVGTIREYSYGEYFDGANYLNKLPALTEEVLLKLLLGKQIDMLISNPLVFNQLILKEKVGAQVKAIEPHISMTPVYMALTKKRKDSLAINTTLGQLTEQLKASPYFQELLNKYQLNFK, translated from the coding sequence ATGATGAAATTTATAAAAATAATACCTTTACTTTTCCTTTACTCATTAAGTGTATTAGCACAATCGAGCGCAAAACCAGAGTTGGCGTTATTGGAAAAGGACAAAACAATTCTAACCGTAGCTATTGAAAATATTGGTTACTACCCATTTTACTATCCAGAAAATGGTGAAATAAAAGGTTTTTCGGTTGAGGTCCTTAATTATATTGAAGCGCATTCAAACTATGATTTTGAGTTTATTATTCTCCCTTGGCCAAGGGCGGTTCACTTGGTTGCAGAAGGCAGAATCGATTTAATACTGACCTTATTTAAAACACCGAAGCGCGATCAAATGTATCATTTTATTGAGCCTTCTTATGCTAATGAAATTAATCAATTATTCACTTTAAAAGATAATTATTTTGAGTTTGATGGAAAATTAAAACAACTAACACCCTATTCTGTCGGCACTATTAGAGAATATTCCTACGGCGAATATTTTGATGGTGCCAACTACCTAAATAAATTGCCCGCATTAACAGAAGAAGTACTTTTAAAGCTGTTGCTCGGCAAACAAATAGACATGTTAATCAGCAACCCATTAGTGTTTAATCAATTAATTTTAAAAGAAAAGGTTGGCGCCCAGGTTAAAGCGATAGAGCCACATATATCAATGACTCCTGTATATATGGCGCTAACCAAGAAAAGAAAAGACTCGCTAGCAATAAATACAACACTCGGGCAACTCACTGAGCAGTTAAAAGCGTCTCCTTACTTTCAAGAATTACTCAATAAGTATCAGTTGAATTTTAAATAA
- the purE gene encoding 5-(carboxyamino)imidazole ribonucleotide mutase produces MKKIKVAIIMGSQSDWPVMKNAVTVLEALGIEYKAMVVSAHRTPKRLYDFAENADKEYSVIIAGAGGAAHLPGMAAALTWLPVIGVPVMSKALKGMDSLLSIVQMPKGVAVATQGIGEAGAFNAGLMASQILAINDTVLQGKLKIWRSQQSESVSWEVE; encoded by the coding sequence ATGAAAAAAATTAAAGTTGCGATTATCATGGGATCACAGTCAGATTGGCCAGTGATGAAAAATGCGGTTACAGTTCTTGAAGCACTGGGCATAGAGTATAAAGCTATGGTTGTTTCAGCCCATCGTACCCCGAAACGTTTATATGACTTTGCCGAGAATGCCGATAAAGAGTACAGCGTGATTATTGCGGGTGCTGGTGGCGCCGCACATTTACCCGGTATGGCTGCCGCATTAACTTGGTTACCCGTTATCGGTGTGCCGGTAATGAGTAAAGCACTCAAAGGAATGGACAGTCTATTATCTATCGTACAAATGCCTAAAGGCGTTGCGGTTGCCACCCAAGGTATTGGCGAAGCAGGCGCATTTAATGCGGGGTTAATGGCCTCACAAATCCTTGCCATTAATGATACGGTACTGCAAGGCAAGCTAAAAATATGGCGTTCACAGCAAAGTGAAAGTGTCTCATGGGAGGTAGAATAA
- a CDS encoding phosphate-starvation-inducible PsiE family protein, translated as MKSIYLPYFSYRKIDETRRITENHSDPLLKVLHRSIRFAIRILALLMVLVIYWSIADVVYVLYLKLSMPPYFLLDIDDILQTFGAFMVVLIAVEIFINIRLYLGSNVIPVELVVATALMAVARKVIVLDLKLVSADQIVGLALVTISLGVTYWLIKKKSTPANEIIKPEA; from the coding sequence ATGAAATCGATATATTTACCCTACTTTTCATATAGGAAGATCGATGAGACACGAAGAATTACCGAAAATCATTCAGACCCATTGTTAAAGGTGCTGCATCGCTCGATTCGATTTGCGATACGAATACTGGCCTTGTTAATGGTATTAGTGATCTATTGGAGTATCGCTGATGTGGTTTATGTACTTTATTTGAAACTATCGATGCCACCTTATTTTCTTTTAGATATTGATGATATTTTACAAACTTTTGGCGCTTTTATGGTGGTGTTAATCGCGGTTGAAATCTTTATCAATATTCGTCTGTACCTTGGCTCAAACGTTATCCCGGTAGAATTGGTTGTTGCCACAGCATTGATGGCAGTTGCCCGTAAAGTTATTGTGTTAGATCTTAAACTTGTTTCTGCAGATCAAATTGTTGGTCTTGCTTTGGTGACTATTTCTCTTGGTGTAACGTACTGGTTAATAAAAAAGAAAAGTACGCCAGCTAACGAGATAATTAAGCCAGAAGCATAA
- a CDS encoding SirB2 family protein produces the protein MYMIIKHLHITIITLTFVLFLINFVLMMKGSEKANNKLLKIGPHILYTLFVVTFIYLVIVNPLNLYPFVNGWASSKLAGFVIYVLSITLALKWAKTNLWRIAGLISAIFWLAMTARLGFADHIKTKGMNEDVNAYIDLGRAMLANIC, from the coding sequence ATGTACATGATAATTAAGCATCTACACATAACCATAATTACACTGACTTTTGTTCTTTTTCTCATTAACTTTGTGTTAATGATGAAAGGGTCTGAAAAAGCTAACAACAAACTATTAAAAATTGGACCACATATTTTATATACATTATTTGTTGTTACTTTTATTTATTTGGTGATCGTTAACCCGCTTAATTTGTATCCTTTCGTTAATGGCTGGGCATCATCTAAACTTGCAGGTTTTGTTATCTATGTCCTCTCGATTACTTTGGCGCTTAAGTGGGCTAAAACTAATTTGTGGCGTATTGCTGGCTTAATTAGTGCCATATTTTGGCTAGCTATGACGGCGCGACTTGGTTTTGCTGATCATATTAAAACAAAGGGTATGAATGAAGATGTTAACGCTTATATTGACCTTGGACGGGCTATGTTAGCGAATATTTGCTAG